GCTGCTGCCCGTCAAGTCGAAGCCAGCGTTGTTGAAGGCGGAAATGCTGTGGAAAAAGGCCATGTAGGCCGCCCGGGCCGGAGGCATGTCCGCCAGCCCGCGAAAAAAGAGAAGGATCATGCCCACCGCCTCAATGCCCAGCACGGTGACGGCTACGCCCCGGAACAGGCGGGCCACATCGCCGGTGCCCGCCTCCCCCAAAGCTTGCTGCACCACCAACCGGTCCCGGATGGTTATGCGCTTGCCCAGGAGGGCCGCCACCAGCAGCGATCCCGTCATGATGCCCAGCCCGCCCCCTTGGATGAGGAGGGCGATGACGGTTTGTCCAAAGGGCGACCAGGTGGAGGCGGTGTCGACTACGGTCAGGCCGGTGACGCAGACGGCGGAAGTGGCGGTGAAGAAGGCATCCAGGATGGAGACGGGCCGGCCGTCTTGGGCGGCGGCGGGCAGGCTGAGGAGGACGGTGCCTGCCAGAATGGCGCCGACAAAGCTCAATACCAGCGTCCGGGCTGGATTAAAGGACGCCGGGGAATGGGTTTCCGCCCTCCCCGGCGTTGTAGCGTCTTCAGTCATGTCTGCCTCACTCGGGTGCCGGCGCAAGCCGGCCGTTGGACGGCTTCGTCCCGGTTATCGGCGACCGCACAGGACCGGAACTAAGCCTTGGCCTCCTGGGCGGCCGCTTCCACTACGGCTCGGAAGCCTTGCGCATCGTTGACGGCCAAGTCGGCCAGCATCTTTCTGTTGATCTCGATCCCGGCCCGCTTCAGGCCGCCCATCAACCGGCTGTAGGACAGGCCGTGGAGCCGGGCTGCGGCGTTGATTCGGGTTATCCATAGACGGCGGAATTCCCGCTTCCGGCGCCGCCGGTCACGATAGGCGTGCATCAGGCCCTTCATGACCGTCTGGTTGGCTGCCCGGAAGGTCTTGCTGCGGCGGCCGAAGGCGCCGCGCGCCAGTTTCAGGATCTTCTTGTGCCGCCGGCGGCCTTTGGGACCACCTTTTACTCGTGGCATTCGTTACCCCTCCAACGGATCATGCGTACGGCAGGAGGCGCTCCAACCGGTGGGCGTCATTGGGATGGACGACGGCCGGCTTCCGGAGGCGCCGGCGCCGCTTGGCCGGCTTCTTGGTCAACAAGTGGTCCTTGAAGGCCCGGCGACGCACCCACTTGCCCGATCCGGTCCGCTTGAAACGCTTCTTGGCGCTGCGATGGGTCTTCATCTTAGGCATCGGTCAACCCCCTTCCCCAGGGGTTTCCAGGCATTGGGCCGCTTAACCCGCTGACTTGTCGGCCTTGGGAGCCATGACCATGACCATGTTGCGGCCTTCCATGGTCGGATGGCGTTCCACCACGCCGTGCTCGGCCAGCTCTTCCGCCAGCCGCTCCAGCACCTGGCGTCCCTTCTCCCGGCGGACGATTTCCCGGCCCCGGAACATGATGCTGCACTTCACTTTTGCGCCTTCGGACAAAAAGCGGAGGGCATTGCGCAGCTTCACCTGGAAGTCGTGTTCGTTGATGTTGGGGCGCATTTTCACTTCTTTAACGGTAATAACTTTTTGGTGACGGCGGGCCTCCCGATCCTTCTTGGCCTGCTCATACTTGAACTTGCCGTAGTCCATGATGCGGCAGACGACAGGCCTTGCGTTGGGCGCCACTTCCACCAGGTCCAAACCCCGCTCGTAGGCCCTCTGCAAGGCTTCTTCCAGGGGCATTACCCCCAGTTGCTGGCCGTCGCCGTCGATGAGCCGCACTTCACGGGCGCGAATACGCTCGTTCACACGCAAGTCTCGGCTAATTAACGTCACCTCCGCGAAAATATAAAAGACGGGCGCACGGCACCCGCCAATAGCTACCCACCGGACATGGGTCCGGGATAGTTTGCTGGGGGACCGACCCTGAAGCTACCTGCCAACGGCGCCGCAAGGTGAGAAGCCGCTGCTTCTGCTTTATTCAAGTCCCAAACTTCAACCTCGGTCATCGACTCATTTGAGTACCAACCGTCGATTGGCTCAACACACAGTGTATCACGCTGGAAAAAACACCGTCAATCGGCCTTGGACTTGGCCCCGGCGGCTGCCGGGGCGCCGATGGTGAGCCGGTTGTGGCGCTCCCGGATCTCCCGGGCGACGGCCGCCGCGAAGTCGCCCAGGGGCATGCTGCCAACGTCGCCCCCGTCCCGGCTGCGCACGGATACCGTCTCCTCCGCCGCTTCCCGGTCGCCCACCACCAGCATGTAGGGCACCTTCTCAGCCTGCGCCTGGCGGATCTTGTAGCCCAGCTTCTCATCCCGGTCGTCCAAGACGACCCGGACTCCCCGGCGCTCCAGGGCGTCCACCACCTCCTGGGCGTAAGCCCGGTGCCCCTGGCTGACGGGCATGACCTTCACCTGCACCGGCGACAGCCAGGTGGGGAAGGCGCCGGCGTAGTGCTCGATGAGCACGCCGATGAACCGCTCCAAGGTGCCCAGGATGGCCCGGTGGATCATGACGGGCCGGTGGGGGCGCCCGTCGGTGCCCACATAGGTCAGGTCGAACTTCTCGGGCATCTGGAAATCCAGCTGGACGGTGGCGCACTGCCAGCGGCGGCCCAGGGAGTCGGTGAAGTGGAAGTCCAGCTTGGGGCCGTAGAAGGCCCCTTCGCCGGGGGCCACGTTGTACCGCCGGCCGGCCTTGTTCAAGGCCGACTCCAGCATGGCCTCGGCCCGGTCCCACAGGGCGGGGTCGCCCATGAACTCCTCGGGGCGGGTGGACAGATCGATTTCATAAGGAACTTCGAAGGTACGGCCGTAGACGGCCTCCACCAACTGGAGACAGTGGGCGATTTCGTCCTCGATCTGCTCCGGGGTGATGAACAGGTGGGCGTCGTCCTGGACCATGCCCCGCACCCGCAGCAGCCCGTGGAGGGCGCCGGAGCGCTCGAACCGGGACAGGTGGCCGTACTCGGCCAGGCGCAGGGGCAGTTCCCGGTAGGACCGGACCCGGGAGCGGAAGATGAGGCAGTGGCCCGGGCAGTTCATGGGCTTGACGCCGTACAGGGTGTCTTCCTGCTGGGCCAGGAACATGTTCTCCCGGTAGTAGTCCCAGTGGCCCGACCGCTGCCACAGCTCCACCTTCATCACGTCGGGGGTGCGCACTTCCTGGTAGCCGTGGCCTTCCTGCAGCTGCCGGGAGAAGTTGACCAGCTCGTTATAAATGATGGTTCCCTTGGGATGCCAGAAAACGTAGCCCGGGGCCACATCGTCGAAATGGAACAAATCCAGTTCGGGGCCCAGGCGCCGGTGGTCCCGCCGCTTGGCTTCCTCCCGGCGCCACAGGAACTGCTCCAGATCCTGCTTCCGCTCGAAGGCGGTGCCGTAGATGCGTTGCAGCATGGGCTGGGACTCGTCGCCCCGCCAGTAGGCGCCGGCCACGTGGAGCAGTTTCAGGTGCTTCAGCCGCCCCGTGGAGGCCACGTGGGGGCCCCGGCACAAGTCGACGAACTCCCCCTGCCGGTAGAAGGAGATGACTTCGTCGGGCGGCAGGTCGTGGATCAGCTCCACCTTATAGGTCTCGCCCTTTTCCTCCATCAACCGGATGGCTTCCTCCCGGGGAAGCTCAAAGCGCTCCAAGGGCAAATCTTCCTGCCGGATGCGCTCCATCTCGGCTTCGATCTTTTCCAAGTCGTCGGGGGTCAGGGGCCGGCCCACGTCGATGTCGTAGTAGAAGCCGTCCTCGATGGGCGGGCCGATGCCCAGCTTGGCCTCGGGGAACAGGCGCTTCACCGCCTGGGCCAGGACGTGGCTGGCGGTGTGCCGGTAGGAGTAGCGGCCGTCCTCGTCGTCGAAGGTCAGGACGGCGAGTTCGCCCCCTTCTTCCAAGGGGCGGAACAGTTCCAGCACCCGGCCGTTGAGGCGCACGGCCAGGGCGGCCCGGGCCAGGCCGGGGCCGATGTCCTTGACGATGTCCGCCAGAAGGGTACCGCGGGGGTATTGGCGTTTGCTGCCGTCGGGAAGGGTAATTTCCAGCATTTCTCCTGCCGCGGCATTATTGGCCATGGGGACATCCTCCTTGGATTTCACTCAACAAAAAACCCCGCCCCAAAGGGACGGGATACCCGCGGTTCCAACCCTTTTTGGGCATCCGACGGATTCCTGCGTCAATGCGGCTGTTTCAGAAGCATTATAAAAACAGCCTTGGCCTTCGTCAAATGTAATGCACCAGCAGGGCCTGAACCATGCCCACCAGCCCGCCCACCAGAGCCCCCATCAACTCGATGTAGCGGAGTTCCTGCCGGGCCAGCCGGTGGACCAATTGCTCCATTTCATCGATGTCCAGGGAGTCCAGCCGTTCTTGTATCAGGGACGCCACTTGGAGGTCGGCCAGCCAGTGCCGCAGCAGGCCGGGCAGCTGCCGGTCCACGAAGCGCTGGGCTTCGGACCGGGCGGCTTTGTGGAGCCAGCCGGTCAAAGGCCCGGGCAGGGGCAGGGGCAGCCGCTGCTCCACCGCCGCCGCCAGGCCGGCGGCCAGGGCGTCCACCAGGCGGGTCCGGGCCGCGGCACCCGCCAGCCGCTCCATCAAGTCCTGGGAGGAAAGGAGTTCCCGCTCCACCACCTGGGCTACCGTGAGGGCCAGGTCACGGCGGCGCCGGGGCAGCAGGCCCTGGAGCCGCCAGGGCCCGATGCCCACGGGCTTATGGGGCCGGAAGAGGAGCCGGATGGCCATCCAGTTGGTCAGCCAGCCGATCAATGCTCCGGCCCCGGGGTAAAGGAGCCAAAAAAGCGTCTTGGTCAGGGAGAACTGTGGTGTCCCCGGCAGGTCCGGCACCCCCGACAAGTGGAGACCCGGCCGGCGAAAATGCCTTTGATGGTCTCCACCGTTTCTGCCGGCAGGTAGGCATGGGGCTTGTGCAGCAAAAGCCGCTGGGGGGCGATGCTGATGAGGGCGCTGATCAGCAGGTCGCCGTAATGTATCTCGCCCTGGGCCACGTCCGCCACCATTTCCGCCAAGGCGTCCTGGCTGAGGATTTCCCCGTCTTCGTGGGCCAGGGCGAATCCCCTGCCGCCGGGGCCGCGGATGACGTGGACCAGCCCTACCCGCGCTTCCTGATGGTCCACGAATACCTTTAGAACCTTGATGAATTCCCGGTATTCCCGGTCCAGGAGGAAGTCGTCCAGGGCCCGCTGGACGGCCTCCTCCAGCCACACCATGTATTCCTTCAGGCGAAAGGTGACGAACCCTTCCAGGTGAATTTGATCGTTTTCCGCCAGAAAGTCCTGGAGCCGCTGGGCGATGAAGGCCCGCCGCCCCAGGGATTGGAGCCGGCGGCCCGACGGAGGCGCCACGGTCAGGAAATCCAAGGCCGTCCGGGCCACGGCGGCCGCCTCCCTGGGGGACAGGTCGTCCCGGGCATCCTCCACCAGCCTGCGCACCATGCTGCCCTCCCAATGGAGGACGAAAAACTCCGCCAGGGCATCCACCACCCATTGGCGGCAGAGGGCCGCCAGGGGCGCTTCTTCTCTGGGCCCGTGGAAGCGGCAGGCGATCAGCACGCCGCCGGGTTCGGACCGGTGCTCCTCCAAGTGGGCCCGCACGCCGCAGATTTGCTCCATGCCCTTCAAGGTATTGGCCAGACTCGGCTGGAGGTGCTGCCACGGCTCGTGGTGCCCGGGGGAACCGATGATGACGTGGTGGATCACCGCTCAGCCCTCCTACCGGGCTGGGGCAAGGCGCCCCAGCGGGCCGTCAGCCACGGTGCTACGGCGCTGATTTCGGGGTAGGCGGCCTCGGGCTCCAGAACCACCTGCCGGCCGCCGAAGTCCAAGAGCAGGGCATCCACCGCCGGGCCGTAATAGGTGACGGCGCCCCGCCGCACCTCCAGGGGCGCCAGGGGGCCGCTGCTCAAGGCGGGCTCCCCATCGTCCACGGGACGCACCTTGCCCCCCACCCGGACGCGGAAGTTCTCATAGCCGAAGGTGACGGGCTTGGCTCCCAGATTGGCCGCCCAGATGGGGAAGGTGGGCGCCAGGGAAACATGGTCGTATTTGAAGTAAGGCCGACCCACAACCACCAGCAGCCCATCATCCAGGGCCATGAGCCAGCGGCCGGGCACGGTGGGATCGTTGTGGACCACCGGCCCGCCGGTGCGCAGGTGCCCCGGCGTGGCCAGGCGCGCCCAGCCCCAGCCGGCTCCGTAGGCCGCCAGACCGGCGAGGAGGGCGATGAGCAGGGATCCGGCCAGGCGGCGCCGCAGTATATCCCCCGGGTGCCTCGCCATCACGCTTCACCGTCCTCCACGATGAACAGGGTAGTCAGCCCGAACAGGCCGTGTTCCCCCTCGGCATGGGGCAGCACGTGGCAGTGGATGGCCCACTTGCCGGGGTTGTCGGCGGTGACGATGGTGTCCCAGCGCTCGCCGGGGGCGATGTTGATGGTGTCGGCCCGCCAGGCATCCGGCAGGAGCCAGCCGTCCCGGGCGATCACCTCATAGACCAGGCCGTGGATGTGCATGGGGTGCACCATGGCCCCCTCGTTCATCCAGCGGATGAGCACCCGCTCCCCGGGCCTGGCCGTGATGGGCTCGGTGGCGGGGAAGCTCTTGCCGTTGAGGGTGTAGCCCAGGGGGCCGTCGTTCAGGACGACGGTGACTTCCTTGTCCCAGGCGGGCCAAGCCGCCCGGTCCCGGGGCTCCACGATCAGGGGGCCCAGCAGCCCCTTGGCCAGCTGCTTGGTGCTGTTGTGGTGGGAATGGTACATGTGGGTGCCCGCCGGCCTGGCGGTGAACTCGTAGGTGTAGGACGAGCCCGGGGGTATGACGGGATTGGTGACGAAGGACACGCCGTCCTGGTCGTTTACCACCTGCTGGCCGTGCCAGTGGACCGTGGTGCTCTCGGGCAGGTTGTTGGTCACGTGGACCCGCACCCGGTCCCCTTCGGTCACCCGGATTTCCGGTCCCGGCACCTGGCCGTTGTAGGCCCAGGCTTCCCGAAACACGCCGGGCTCCACTTCCCACTGGACCACTTCGGTGGTCAACTCAAAAACTTTGACCCCGTCCTCCAGGCGATAAGGCAAGGGCTGGCCGCCCCGGCCCTTGGTTTCCGCCGGGAAGGCCTTGACCCGCTCTTGGTGGGCTTCGTCGATTTGCCGCCAGAGGTCGACGGGCAGCTGCTCCCCTTCCCGGGGCACCGTATTGGGGTCGTAGGGGGTGCCGCCGCCGAACAAGCGGGGCGGCAGGCCGAATTGGTACCAGACGACCGCCAGGCCTAGGATGAGACCGCCCACCACGGCCACCGCCGTCCAGCGGTTCGGCCGCCACCGCAGGCGCTCCGGCCAGCGTGCCGCCCGCCGGCGCCGGGCACGGCCCCGCCCCCTTTCGTCGTCTTGCGTTGCCGCCATTTTTCCACCCTTCCTCCAGGAAACCGTCCGGCGGTCGCGTCGCTATTAGGGTGGTGAGGGCATCGGTCGCTGAAACTCGCAACAGTTTGACACATATGCCAGTGAAAGGCGGGCGGCAGGTAAAAGTGGACAGGGCGGGTACACGGATGCAAGACGGAAGCAAGGCGGGCGGCACGCTCGTGGGCGGCAGGTCGCGGGCCGCTGCACCGTGGGCGGCCGGGCCGTGAGTCCGTTAGCCGCGGGCGGCCGGTTGGCGACGAGGCAATAAGTCCGATTTCTACCTTATTTCACCGTGACCGACTTTGGTGCAGCAGGATAAGGACGAATTCGGCCTAAGTTCTTTAACGCCGGCAACGGGTAAGGAAAAGGCGACCGTCAACGCCCCTTAAGGAGGAGCCTCATGATCGCCCAGGAGCCCATTCAATCTGCTGCCCGCACGCTGCTGACGGCCCTCGGCCTGTACGGCCGCAACGTGGTCCCCTTGACGCTGCTGTCCTTGGTTCCGGCCCTGGCGCGGGTTGCCTTGTTTCTCCAATTGCCGTGGCTGTCGCGGGCTTGGCCCGGCGTTATGGAAGCCGTCGTAGGGATTTTTCGCCTAGCCCTCTTTTACGTGGCCTTTCGCCTAGTGTGGCCGGAGGGGTTGGCGGGATTGCAGGTCGGCGCCGGCAGCCCGTGGAAAATTCGCATAGCGCGTCCCGAAATTTTTTGGCAACTGGTGCTGCTGGCAGCGGTGCCCCTCGTCTTAAACCTGGCTGCGGCGTTCATCGCCCGCAGCGTCACACCGCAACCCCGCCTAGAGGCCGCCATCAATTTTGCCCTGAAAAACTTGTTGGTAATCCCCCTGTGGATGGTTCAACTGCTGGTAGTCATACGCAGGGTGTTGCAGGGCTGAGATTGACGTGGCGGGCATGTGGCAGGCCTTGTTGCCGGGCATACTTTTCGCCCGGGCGAAAGAAAAAGCCGGGGTAGCCTCCCCGGCCTCTGTTGGCTGAAACCTTTTTTGCGCCGCCTCCTTTGGCGGCTGGTGGGCGCGACAGGACTTGAACCTGTGACCTCCGCCATGTCAAGGCGGCACTCTAACCAACTGAGCTACGCGCCCATCCTCTTATTTGGAAGTTTGTCCGTTCATGAGGCGACGCCCGGATTCGAACCGGGGAATAAGGGATTTGCAGTCCCCTGCCTTACCACTTGGCTACGTCGCCCTGGAGCGGGAGACGGGAATTGAACCCGCGACCCTCTGCATGGCAAGCAGATGCTCTACCTCTGAGCTACTCCCGCGTGCCGTAGTCGGTTTACAAGCCGACGGCGTGATTTAATATAGCATAGGACCAGCACGGCTTCAAG
The nucleotide sequence above comes from Sphingobacteriaceae bacterium. Encoded proteins:
- a CDS encoding potassium transporter TrkG; the protein is MTEDATTPGRAETHSPASFNPARTLVLSFVGAILAGTVLLSLPAAAQDGRPVSILDAFFTATSAVCVTGLTVVDTASTWSPFGQTVIALLIQGGGLGIMTGSLLVAALLGKRITIRDRLVVQQALGEAGTGDVARLFRGVAVTVLGIEAVGMILLFFRGLADMPPARAAYMAFFHSISAFNNAGFDLTGSS
- the rplT gene encoding 50S ribosomal protein L20; protein product: MPRVKGGPKGRRRHKKILKLARGAFGRRSKTFRAANQTVMKGLMHAYRDRRRRKREFRRLWITRINAAARLHGLSYSRLMGGLKRAGIEINRKMLADLAVNDAQGFRAVVEAAAQEAKA
- the rpmI gene encoding 50S ribosomal protein L35, giving the protein MPKMKTHRSAKKRFKRTGSGKWVRRRAFKDHLLTKKPAKRRRRLRKPAVVHPNDAHRLERLLPYA
- the infC gene encoding translation initiation factor IF-3 produces the protein MNERIRAREVRLIDGDGQQLGVMPLEEALQRAYERGLDLVEVAPNARPVVCRIMDYGKFKYEQAKKDREARRHQKVITVKEVKMRPNINEHDFQVKLRNALRFLSEGAKVKCSIMFRGREIVRREKGRQVLERLAEELAEHGVVERHPTMEGRNMVMVMAPKADKSAG
- the thrS gene encoding threonine--tRNA ligase, encoding MANNAAAGEMLEITLPDGSKRQYPRGTLLADIVKDIGPGLARAALAVRLNGRVLELFRPLEEGGELAVLTFDDEDGRYSYRHTASHVLAQAVKRLFPEAKLGIGPPIEDGFYYDIDVGRPLTPDDLEKIEAEMERIRQEDLPLERFELPREEAIRLMEEKGETYKVELIHDLPPDEVISFYRQGEFVDLCRGPHVASTGRLKHLKLLHVAGAYWRGDESQPMLQRIYGTAFERKQDLEQFLWRREEAKRRDHRRLGPELDLFHFDDVAPGYVFWHPKGTIIYNELVNFSRQLQEGHGYQEVRTPDVMKVELWQRSGHWDYYRENMFLAQQEDTLYGVKPMNCPGHCLIFRSRVRSYRELPLRLAEYGHLSRFERSGALHGLLRVRGMVQDDAHLFITPEQIEDEIAHCLQLVEAVYGRTFEVPYEIDLSTRPEEFMGDPALWDRAEAMLESALNKAGRRYNVAPGEGAFYGPKLDFHFTDSLGRRWQCATVQLDFQMPEKFDLTYVGTDGRPHRPVMIHRAILGTLERFIGVLIEHYAGAFPTWLSPVQVKVMPVSQGHRAYAQEVVDALERRGVRVVLDDRDEKLGYKIRQAQAEKVPYMLVVGDREAAEETVSVRSRDGGDVGSMPLGDFAAAVAREIRERHNRLTIGAPAAAGAKSKAD
- a CDS encoding DUF445 family protein encodes the protein MPDLPGTPQFSLTKTLFWLLYPGAGALIGWLTNWMAIRLLFRPHKPVGIGPWRLQGLLPRRRRDLALTVAQVVERELLSSQDLMERLAGAAARTRLVDALAAGLAAAVEQRLPLPLPGPLTGWLHKAARSEAQRFVDRQLPGLLRHWLADLQVASLIQERLDSLDIDEMEQLVHRLARQELRYIELMGALVGGLVGMVQALLVHYI
- a CDS encoding putative sporulation protein YtxC; protein product: MIHHVIIGSPGHHEPWQHLQPSLANTLKGMEQICGVRAHLEEHRSEPGGVLIACRFHGPREEAPLAALCRQWVVDALAEFFVLHWEGSMVRRLVEDARDDLSPREAAAVARTALDFLTVAPPSGRRLQSLGRRAFIAQRLQDFLAENDQIHLEGFVTFRLKEYMVWLEEAVQRALDDFLLDREYREFIKVLKVFVDHQEARVGLVHVIRGPGGRGFALAHEDGEILSQDALAEMVADVAQGEIHYGDLLISALISIAPQRLLLHKPHAYLPAETVETIKGIFAGRVSTCRGCRTCRGHHSSP
- a CDS encoding multicopper oxidase domain-containing protein: MAATQDDERGRGRARRRRAARWPERLRWRPNRWTAVAVVGGLILGLAVVWYQFGLPPRLFGGGTPYDPNTVPREGEQLPVDLWRQIDEAHQERVKAFPAETKGRGGQPLPYRLEDGVKVFELTTEVVQWEVEPGVFREAWAYNGQVPGPEIRVTEGDRVRVHVTNNLPESTTVHWHGQQVVNDQDGVSFVTNPVIPPGSSYTYEFTARPAGTHMYHSHHNSTKQLAKGLLGPLIVEPRDRAAWPAWDKEVTVVLNDGPLGYTLNGKSFPATEPITARPGERVLIRWMNEGAMVHPMHIHGLVYEVIARDGWLLPDAWRADTINIAPGERWDTIVTADNPGKWAIHCHVLPHAEGEHGLFGLTTLFIVEDGEA